From one Eptesicus fuscus isolate TK198812 chromosome 21, DD_ASM_mEF_20220401, whole genome shotgun sequence genomic stretch:
- the PIEZO1 gene encoding piezo-type mechanosensitive ion channel component 1: protein MEPHVLGAVLYWLLLPLALLAACLLRSNALSLVYLLFLLLLPWFPGPSRHSLRGHTGRLLRALLVLSLLFLAAHLAFQICLHTVPGLDQFLGSNCSRWENLSRLVGVTRLDPKDIPNAVRLVAPDLGILVVSAVCLGLCGRLTRAARRSQPCQEPDDDDREVDTSSPVGLQGAPVLAPKRKSRLAARFRITAHWLLVAAGRTLAIVLLALAGIAHPSAFSSVYFLFFLGICTWWACHFPISPLGFSTLCVMVGCFGAGHLICLYCYQMPFAQDMLPPAGIWARVFGLKDFVAHTNCSSSNALVLNTSHDWPVYVSPGILLLLYYTVISLLKLRTHHPPGQKKVAAGGVEEREVELTEVDHWPQGEARSAATKEEGATQHTMPDAEADNCIVHDLSSHSRVPQRPLYPRLAEPRETSPLHGLGHLIMDQSYVCALIAMMVWSITYHSWLTFVLLLWACLIWTVRSRHQMAMLCSPFILLYGLALCSLRYVWAMDLHSELPTTLGPVSLRQLGLEHTRYPCLDLGAMLLYTLTFWLLLRRFVKEKLLRREKTPSALMEVTVADTEPTRTGTLLRSLGELVTGIYAKYWIYVCAGMFIVVSFAGRLVVYKIVYMFLFLLCLTLFQVYYSLWRKLLKVFWWLVVAYTMLVLIAVYTFQFQDFPMYWRNLTGFTDEQLGDLGLEQFSVSELFSSILIPGFFLLACILQLHYFHQPFMQLTDLEHIPLPGACRPRWAHRQDAASGTPLLQQEEEEEASRDQGLGTAGPNQATQVPEVAANKWGLVAERLLDLSASFSSVLTRVQVFVRRLLELHVFKLVALYTVWVALKEVSVMNLLLVVLWAFALPYPRFRPMASCLSTVWTCIIIVCKMLYQLKVVSPHKYSSNCTEPLPNSTNLQKTEINQSLLYRGPVDPANWFGVRKGFPNLGYIQNHLQILLLLVFEAIVYRRQEHHRRQHQLGPLPAQAVCIEGTRQQLDRDLLSCVKYFVNFFFYKFGLEICFLMAVNVIGQRMNFMVILHGCWLVAILTRRRRRAIARLWPNYCLFLTLFLLYQYLLCLGIPPALCIDYPWRWSQAIPMNSVLIKWLYLPDFFRAPNSTNLISDFLLLLCASQQWQVFLAERTEEWQHVAGLNTDHLEPLRGEPNPVPNFIHCRSYLDMLKVAVFRYLFWLVLVVVFITGATRISVFGLGYLLACFYLLLFGTSLLQKETRTRLVLWDCLILYNVTVIVSKNMLSLLSCVFVEQMQSSFCWVIQLFSLVCTVKGYYDPKEMLGRDQDCLLPVEEAGILWDSVCFLFLLLQRRVFLSYYFLHVRAELQATALQASRGFALYNAANLKSIDYHRKAEERSLAQLKRQMERIRAKQEKHRQGLVSLGHPQDALEPGQEPGPGRPGGSSPPRTQWWRPWLDHAAVIHSGDYFLFESDSEEEEEAQPEDPRPSAQSAFQMAYQAWVTNAQTVLRRRRQEQAQRPVGGGPGPEVELAGGAEDEVAGRSHVMQRVLSTMQFLWVLGQALVDGLTRWLHTFTRHHRAMSNVLRAERYLLTQELLRGREVHRGVLDQLYSSEAEATPSGPPEARDVPSTASSGLGAEEPISSTPEDPGSPLSTGYNTRSGSEEMVTEPRASLRGSRELPASTRTRMRTASELLLDRCLRIPELEAAEQFEAGQGRALRLLQAVYQCVAAHSELLCYFIIVLNHMVTASATSLVLPVLVFLWAMLSIPRPSKRFWMTAIVFTEVMVVTKYLFQFGFFPWNSHTVLRRYENKPYFPPRILGLEKTDSYIKYDLVQLLALFFHRSQLLCYGLWDHEEDPLSKEPDGGHGKEEPEEEPALLGLQTEEGTGPREELGVAGATTEDDIQVEARDGPSEPHVELRPHDTKRIGLRFRRRRKESAEPRGPAAIEAKTEEEEEAEEEEEEEKEEEAEAAATSGGQRRRSRPRERVRAVGIRLQTFCLSLAQSVYRPLRCFFHDILHTKYRAATDVYALMFLADVVDFIIIIFGFWAFGKHSAATDITSSLSDDQVPEAFLVMLLIQFSTMVIDRALYLRKTVLGKLAFQVVLVLAIHVWMFFILPAVTERMFSQNSVAQLWYFVKCIYFALSAYQIRCGYPTRILGNFLTKKYNHLNLFLFQGFRLVPFLVELRAVMDWVWTDTTLSLSNWMCVEDIYANIFIIKCSRETEKKYPQPKGQKKKKIVKYGMGGLIILFLVAIIWFPLLFMSLVRSVVGVVNQPIDVTVTLKLGGYEPLFTMSAQQPSIVPFTPQAYEELSRQFDPHPLAMQFISQYSPEDIVTAQIEGSSGALWRISPPSRAQMKRELYNGTADITLRFTWNFQRDLAKGGTVEYTNEKHTLDLAPNSTERRQLASLLEGTSDQSVVIPNLFPKYIRAPNGPEANPVKQLQPNEEADYLGVRIQLRRERVGSGAAGFLEWWVIELQDCQADCNLLPMVIFNDKVSPPSLGFLAGYGIMGLYVSIVLVIGKFVRDFFSDISHSIMFEELPCVDRILKLCQDIFLVRETRELELEEELYAKLIFLYRSPETMIKWTREKE, encoded by the exons GCTGGACCCGAAGGACATCCCCAATGCCGTGCGGCTGGTGGCCCCCGACTTGGGCATCCTGGTGGTCTCTGCCGTGTGCCTTGGCCTCTGTGGGCGCCTCACACGGGCAGCCCGGCGGAGCCAGCCCTGCCAGGAGCCG GATGACGACGACAGGGAAGTGGACACCAGCTCCCcggtggggctgcagggagccccTGTGCTGGCCCCCAAGCGGAAGTCGAGGCTGGCTGCCCGGTTCCGGATCACAGCTCACTGGTTGCTAGTGGCTGCTGGGCGGACTCTGGCCATAGTGCTGCTCGCGCTGGCAG GCATTGCCCACCCCTCAGCCTTCTCCAGCGTCTACTTCCTGTTCTTCTTGGGCATCTGCACCTGGTGGGCCTGCCACTTTCCCATCAGCCCCCTGGGCTTCAGCACACTCTGCGTCATGGTGGGCTGCTTTGGCGCCGGTCACCTCATCTGCCTCTACTGCTACCAGATGCCCTTCGCCCAGGACATGCTCCCACCTGCTGGCATCTGGGCCAG GGTTTTCGGTCTTAAGGACTTCGTGGCCCACACGAACTGCTCCAGCTCCAACGCACTGGTCCTCAACACCAGCCACGACTGGCCCGTGTACGTGAGCCCCGGGATCCTGCTGCTCCTGTACTACACTGTGATCTCTCTCCTGAAGCTCCGCACACACCACCCCCCCGGCCAG AAAAAGGTGGCGGCTGGGGGTGTCGAGGAGCGGGAGGTGGAGCTGACAGAGGTGGACCACTGGCCCCAGGGCGAGGCCAGGTCTGCAGCCACCAAGGAGGAGGGTGCTACCCAG CACACGATGCCTGACGCTGAGGCTGACAACTGCATCGTGCACGACCTGAGTAGCCACAGCCGGGTCCCGCAGCGCCCCT TGTACCCCAGGCTGGCTGAGCCGAGAGAGACATCTCCACTGCATGGCCTGGGCCACCTCATCATGGACCAGAGCTACGTGTGTGCCCTCATCGCCATGATG gtgtgGAGCATCACCTACCACAGCTGGTTGACCTTCGTGCTGCTGCTCTGGGCCTGCCTCATCTGGACTGTGCGCAGCCGCCACCAGATGGCCATGCTCTGCTCGCCCTTCATCCTGCTCTACGGGCTGGCGCTGTGCAGCCTGCGCTACGTGTGGGCCATGGACCTGCATTCGGAGCTGCCCACCACCCTGGGTCCTGTCAGCCTGcgccagctggggctggagcacACGCGCTACCCCTGCCTGGACCTCGGTGCCATG TTGCTGTACACCCTGACCTTCTGGCTCCTGCTGCGCCGATTTGTCAAGGAAAAGCTGCTGAGGAGGGAGAAGACACCCTCCGCGCTGATGGAGGTCACTGTGGCGGACACAG AGCCCACGCGGACGGGGACGCTGCTCCGGAGCCTGGGGGAGCTGGTCACTGGCATCTATGCCAAGTACTGGATCTACGTGTGCGCCGGCATGTTCATCGTGGTCAGCTTCGCAGGCCGTCTCGTCGTCTACAAGATCGTCTACATGTTCCTCTTCCTGCTCTGCCTCACCCTCTTCCAG GTCTACTACAGCCTGTGGCGGAAGCTGCTCAAGGTGTTCTGGTGGCTGGTGGTGGCCTACACCATGCTGGTGCTCATCGCTGTCTACACCTTCCAGTTCCAGGACTTCCCCATGTACTGGCGCAACCTGACAGGCTTCACTGACGAGCA gctgggggacctgggcCTGGAGCAGTTCAGCGTGTCCGAGCTCTTCTCCAGCATCCTCATCCCTGGCTTCTTCCTGCTCGCCTGCATCCTGCAGCTGCACTACTTCCACCAGCCCTTCATGCAGCTCACCGACCTGGAGCACATCCCGCTGCCGGGCGCCTGCCGCCCCCGCTGGGCTCACAg GCAGGACGCAGCGAGCGGGACCCCATTgttgcagcaggaggaggaggaggaagcctcCAGGGACCAGGGGTtgggcactgctggccccaaccAGGCCACGCAGGTCCCAGAAG tcgCAGCCAACAAGTGGGGCCTGGTGGCCGAGCGGCTGCTGGACTTGTCCGCCAGCTTCTCCAGCGTCCTCACCCGCGTGCAGGTGTTTGTGCGGCGCCTGCTGGAACTGCACGTCTTTAAGCTGGTGGCCCTGTACACCGTCTGGGTGGCCCTAAAGGAG GTGTCCGTGATGAACCTCCTGCTGGTGGTGCTCTGGGCCTTCGCCCTGCCCTACCCCCGCTTCCGGCCCATGGCCTCCTGTCTGTCCACCGTGTGGACCTGCATCATCATCGTGTGCAAGATGCTCTACCAGCTCAAGGTCGTCAGCCCCCACAAGTACTCCAGCAACTGCACTGAG cccctccccaataGCACCAACCTGCAGAAGACGGAGATCAACCAGTCCTTGCTGTACCGGGGGCCCGTCGACCCGGCCAACTGGTTCGGGGTGCGGAAGGGCTTCCCAAACCTGGGCTACATCCAG AACCACCTGCAgatcctgctgctgctggtgttCGAGGCCATTGTGTACCGGCGCCAGGAGCACCACCGCCGGCAGCACCAGCTGGGCCCGCTGCCCGCCCAGGCCGTCTGCATCGAAGGCACCCGCCAGCAGCTGGACCGGGACCTGCTTAGCTGTGTCAAGTACTTTGTCAACTTCTTCTTCTACAAATTTGGGCTGGAG ATCTGCTTCCTGATGGCCGTGAACGTGATTGGGCAGCGCATGAACTTCATGGTCATCCTGCACGGCTGCTGGCTGGTGGCCATCCTCACCCGCCGGCGCCGGAGGGCCATCGCCCGTCTCTGGCCCAACTACTGCCTCTTCCTGACGCTCTTCCTGCTGTACCAGTACCTGCTGTGCCTGGGCATCCCCCCCGCTCTGTGCATTG ACTACCCCTGGCGCTGGAGCCAGGCCATCCCCATGAATTCGGTGCTCATCAAGTGGCTGTACCTGCCTGACTTCTTCAGGGCCCCCAACTCCACCAACCTCATCA GTGActtcctcctgctgctctgcGCCTCCCAGCAGTGGCAGGTGTTCTTGGCTGAGCGCACCGAGGAGTGGCAGCACGTGGCCGGCCTCAACACCGACCACCTGGAGCCTCTGCGGGGGGAGCCCAACCCCGTGCCCAACTTCATTCACTGTAG GTCCTACCTCGACATGCTGAAAGTCGCTGTCTTCCGCTACCTCTTCtggctggtgctggtggtggtctTCATCACAGGGGCCACGCGCATCAGTGTCTTCGGGCTGGgctacctgctggcctgcttctACCTGCTGCTCTTCGGCACCTCCCTGCTGCAGAAGGAGACGCGCACCCGCCTCGTGCTGTGGGACTGCCTCATCCTCTACAACGTCACTGTCATCGTCTCCAAGAACATGCTCTCG ctCCTGTCCTGTGTCTTCGTGGAGCAAATGCAGAGCAGCTTCTGCTGGGTCATCCAGCTGTTCAGCCTCGTGTGCACGGTCAAAGGCTACTATGACC CCAAGGAGATGCTGGGCAGGGACCAGGACTGCCTGCTGCCCGTGGAAGAGGCTGGCATCCTCTGGGACAGTGTCTGTTTCCTGTTCCTGCTGCTGCAGCGCCGTGTCTTCCTCAGCTACTACTTCCTGCACGTCAGGGCCGAGCTCCAGGCCACTGCTCTGCAGGCCTCCAG GGGCTTCGCCCTGTACAACGCTGCCAACCTCAAAAGCATCGACTACCACCGCAAGGCCGAGGAGAGGTCCCTGGCCCAGCTGAAAAGACA GATGGAACGTATCCGCGCCAAGCAGGAAAAGCACAGGCAGGGCCTGGTGAGCCTCGGCCACCCCCAGGACGCCCTGGAGCCCGGCCAGGAGCCAG GTCCCGGCAGGCCAGGGGGCTCCTCCCCGCCACGGACACAGTGGTGGCGGCCCTGGCTGGACCACGCCGCAG TCATCCACTCTGGGGACTACTTCCTGTTCGAGTCcgacagtgaggaggaggaggaggcccagccCGAGGACCCCAGGCCATCGGCACAGAGTGCCTTCCAG ATGGCGTACCAGGCGTGGGTGACCAACGCCCAGACGGTGctgaggcggcggcggcaggagcaGGCACAGCGGCCTGTGG GAGGCGGCCCGGGTCCAGAGGTGGAGTTGGCAGGGGGCGCAGAGGACGAGGTGGCAG gccggAGCCATGTGATGCAGCGGGTGCTGAGCACCATGCAGTTCCTGTGGGTGCTGGGCCAGGCGCTGGTGGACGGGCTGACGCGCTGGCTGCACACCTTCACACGGCACCACCGCGCCATGAGTAACGTGCTGCGTGCTGAGCGCTACCTGCTCACACAGGAGCTGCTCAGG GGTAGAGAGGTGCACCGGGGCGTGCTGGACCAGCTGTACTCGAGCGAAGCCGAGGCCACGCCATCAGGCCCCCCGGAGGCACGTGATGTGCCTAGCACAGCTTCGAG CGGGCTGGGGGCAGAAGAACCAATAAGCAGCACGCCCGAGGACCCCGGCAGCCCCCTGAGCACGGGCTACAACACCCGCAGTGGCAGCGAGGAGATGGTCACGGAGCCCAGGGCTTCTCTACGCGGCTCCCGAGAGCTTCCCGCTAGCACTCGGACCCGGATGCGCACGGCCAGCGAGCTGCTCCTTGACAG GTGCCTGCGCATCCCAGAGCTGGAGGCGGCTGAGCAGTTCGAGGCCGGGCAGGGCCGGGCGCTGCGGCTGCTGCAGGCCGTGTACCAGTGCGTGGCTGCCCACTCCGAGCTGCTCTGCTATTTCATCATTGTTCTCAACCATATGGTCACCGCCTCGGCCACCTCCCTTGTGCTGCCCGTGCTGGTTTTCTTGTGGGCCATGCTGTCCATCCCGCGGCCCAGCAAGCGCTTCTGGATGACGGCCATCGTCTTCACCGAG GTCATGGTGGTCACCAAGTACCTGTTCCAGTTTGGCTTCTTCCCCTGGAACAGCCACACGGTGCTGCGGCGCTATGAGAACAAGCCCTACTTCCCGCCTCGCATCCTGGGCCTGGAGAAGACCGACAGCTACATCAAGTACGACCTGGTGCAGCTCCTGGCCCTCTTCTTCCATCGTTCCCAGCTGCTG tGCTATGGCCTCTGGGACCACGAGGAGGACCCGCTCTCCAAGGAGCCTGATGGGGGCCATGGGAAGGAGGAGCCTGAggaggagccagccctgctggGACTCCAGACTGAGGAGGGCACAGGGCCccgggaggagctgggggtggcTGGGGCCACCACCGAGGATGACATCCAAGTAGAAGCGAGAGATGGGCCCTCAGAGCCACACGTGGAGCTCAGGCCCCACGACACGAAGCGCATTGGTCTGCgtttcaggaggaggaggaaggagagtgcAGAACCCAGAGGACCGGCAGCCATTG AAGCCAagactgaggaggaggaggaggcggaggaggaggaggaggaggagaaggaggaggaggcggaggcagcAGCCACCTCTGGGGGACAGAGGAGGCGGAGTCGTCCCCGGGAAAGAGTGAGGGCGGTGGGCATCCGGCTGCAGACCTTCTGCCTGTCCCT GGCCCAGAGTGTGTACCGGCCCCTGCGGTGTTTCTTCCACGACATCCTGCACACCAAGTACCGTGCAGCCACTGACGTCTATGCCCTCATGTTCCTGGCGGATGTGGTCgacttcatcatcatcatcttcggCTTTTGGGCCTTTGGG AAGCACTCAGCGGCTACGGACATCACGTCGTCCCTGTCGGATGACCAGGTTCCTGAGGCCTTCCTGGTCATGCTGCTGATCCAGTTCAGCACTATGGTCATCGACCGTGCCCTCTACCTGCGCAAGACCGTGCTGGGCAAGCTGGCCTTCCAGGTCGTCCTGGTGCTGGCCATCCATGTCTGGATGTTCTTCATCCTGCCCGCTGTCACTGAGAG GATGTTCAGCCAGAACTCAGTAGCCCAGCTGTGGTACTTTGTGAAGTGCATCTACTTTGCCCTGTCTGCCTACCAGATCCGCTGTGGCTACCCCACCCGCATTCTTGGCAACTTCCTCACCAAGAAGTACAACCACCTCAACCTCTTCCTCTTCCAGGG GTTCCGGCTGGTGCCGTTCCTGGTGGAGCTGCGGGCCGTGATGGACTGGGTTTGGACAGACACCACGCTGTCCCTGTCCAACTGGATGTGCGTGGAGGACATCTATGCCAACATCTTCATCATCAAGTGCAGCCGAGAGACAGAAAAG AAATACCCACAGCCCAAGgggcagaagaagaagaagattgtGAAATATGGCATGGGCGGCCTTATAATCCTGTTCCTTGTGGCCATCATCTGGTTCCCGCTGCTCTTCATGTCTCTGGTGCGCTCCGTTGTCGGCGTAGTCAACCAGCCCATTGACGTCACCGTCACCCTCAAGCTGGGGGGCTACGAG CCCCTGTTCACCATGAGTGCCCAGCAGCCGTCCATCGTGCCCTTCACACCACAGGCCTATGAGGAGCTGTCCAGGCAGTTTGACCCCCACCCG CTGGCCATGCAGTTCATCAGCCAGTACAGCCCTGAGGACATCGTCACGGCGCAGATCGAGGGCAGCTCCGGGGCTCTGTGGCGCATCAGCCCGCCAAGCAGGGCCCAGATGAAGCGGGAGCTGTACAATGGCACTGCCGACATCACCCTGCGCTTTACCTGGAACTTCCAGAG GGACCTGGCCAAGGGAGGCACTGTCGAGTACACCAACGAGAAGCACACCCTGGACCTGGCCCCCAACAGCACTGAGCGGCGGCAGCTGGCCAGCCTGCTGGAGGGCACCTCGGACCAGTCAGT GGTCATCCCTAACCTCTTCCCCAAGTACATCCGTGCCCCCAACGGGCCTGAGGCCAACCCCGTGAAGCAGCTGCAGCCCA ACGAGGAGGCAGACTACCTCGGCGTGCGCATCCAGCTGCGGAGGGAGCGTGTGGGCTCGGGGGCTGCTGGCTTCCTTGAGTGGTGGGTCATCGAGCTACAGGACTGCCAGGCTGACTGCAACCTGCTGCCCATGGTTATCTTCAACGACAAGGTCAGCCCACCCAGCCTGGGCTTCCTGGCTGGCTACGG GATCATGGGGCTCTACGTGTCCATCGTGCTGGTCATCGGCAAGTTTGTGCGCGACTTCTTCAGTGACATCTCACACTCCATCATGTTCGAGGAGCTGCCGTGTGTGGACCGAATCCTCAAGCTCTGCCAGGACATCTTCCTGGTGCGGGAGACgcgggagctggagctggaagaGGAGCTATACGCCAAGCTCATCTTCCTCTACCGCTCACCGGAGACCATGATCAAGTGGACCCGCGAAAAGGAGTAG